The segment TGAATGTAAACGAAtggttttagttattttaagtaaTGATTTACCTATCTTTAAATTAGAAGACACATGTTTAAATTAGGAAACACATGTTTaattaatgaaaattttgaattttaagggatattgattctattaattttgaattctgattttttttatttaattcatttttaattctagcataatttttaattttactcgattttattcttttataatgCAATTCTGTTAGAACGATATTCTATTAAAATGTCAGAatatattctgatagaatatatATTTTGATTGAAGTAACTTTCGTAGAAAAACAACATTCTTGAACCTTCAGATGAAATATTACATAAATCTTATATATTCAAACATTGTAATGCAAATAtagattcatacatattcttatagaataatAGTTTAAATAACATACTAGATTATAACCCGCATTAAACGCGGGGAACATAAAAAAAAGTATAAACCGTTGAATGCCATATATGTGGACAACTTTTTATATTAAAAAGAATTTGATGAATTAATGGgttaaaatgaattttttcaaTTCTTCAATACATATATTAAACAaaattaatatcataaaacaaaataagagatgagttgACGATTAAAAAATTTACCCTACATTTGATATCTTTTCCATCAGCCACTAATTTGCATGGTGAATAACATCTTTAACATGATGGTCAATCAATACAAAAGAAGCAGACTCATATTCATATTGAACACGAATTACGACCATCGTCGTAAAATTATAAAATGACACTTTAATGGACAATGAAATAAAATTGGAAACATTCAAATATAGATTAATGGCACAAGAACTTTACAAACGTAAAATTATGAACTTACTTGCTATAAACATCAGAAACTCCACCACAACAATCACAAGTAAATGGTTCAACATTAGTATCACCATCATTCTTACTTACTTTTTTTGAATAGTCACGACAATAAAAAGAATACCAGCATTCGTCTAAATCAAAACCGATGACAATAACAATGATGGACAAACCAATTACCtatttcaaaatatatatatatatatatatatatatatatatatatatatatatatatatatatatatatatatatatatatatatatatatatatatatataaagtcatACATATATTCATTATCATACTATTTTGAATTCTTTGATTTCAAATTCTATAATTATGAAAGGTAAATACAAATTACTTGATTTTAAAAAGGAATGAACCATATTTATGTTTTGACAATTATTTTAACATTTATTTCTCTTCAATACATTCCAATTAAAAATTTCAGTCACGATTAATAAGTTTTCAACTTCCCAAACGTAGTCAACTTAATTTAgttaatattaattttattttattttattatggcATCATCAAAATGATCCAATGATTAAAATTAATTAAGTAAACAAAATGAATGGTCCTGATTGTTGAATGTGATGTCATCAAgtttcttttttaatatatatatatatatatatatatatatatatatatatatatatatatatatatatatatatacacactaaacCCTTCGAGAAGGTACtctatttttacttttatttatttatttttttcatttaatccAAACACATAATCCATGTCAATTAACATAGAACTAACTAAACTGAATTTTACTTCATCTAATCCAAACATTGAATCCAATCCAAACACACACgcacacaaacacaaacacacacatacagagagagggggagagagtGTGTGTGAGAATAGAAAATctgtttatcaaaaactcactaaTAAGCCACTGATACATATATTGAACACATAAACTATAATCAAATGTAAGAAATTAATcaataaatcaaaaaaaaatgttaaccTTATGAAGCTAGTATTCGAACGTGATGCTGCAAAGTCCTGATTTCATGAAATTGTGATAACAACTAAATGAGATTATACTTATACATAATTTTGAACAACGATTTTGGAAAGGTTATGAAGAAATTAATATTATGATTCATATCATACTATTTTGAATTCTTTGATTTCAAATTCTATAATTatgaaagatatatatatatatatatatatatatatatatatatatatatatatatatatatatatatatatacaaattacTTGATTTTAAAAAGGAAAGAACCATATTTATGTTTTGACAAATATGTTGACATTTATTTCACTTCAATACATTCCAATTAAAAGTTTCAGTCACCATTAATAAGTTTTCAACTTTTCCTAAAGTAGTCGAATTAATTTagttaatattaatttaattttattttatgatgaCATCATCAAAATGATCCAATGGTTGAAATTAATCAATGAAACACAATGAATGGTCCTGATCGTTGAAGGTGATGTTAccaggtttctcttttaatatatattagattatAACATGTGTTAAACACGAGGGAGCACATGAAAAAAGTATAACTCGTTGAAGAACATATTTGTAGACAAATTTTATGTTAAAAAGAATTGGATGCATTAATGGGTTAAAATGAATTTATTCAATTCTTTAatacatatattaaaaaaaattaatatcataaaacaaaataagagatgagttgACGATTAAAAAAATTAACGCTACCTTTGATATTTTTTCCATCAGCCACTTATTATCCTGGTGAATAACATTTTTAACATGACGGTCAAACAATACAAAAGAAGTAGACATAGTTTCATATTGAACACGAATTACGACCCCTAccctaaaaattataaaatgacattttaatgAACAATGAAATAAAATTGGAAACATTCGAATATGGATTAATGACACAAGAATTTTACAAATGTAAAATTATAAACTTACTTGTTGTAAACATCAGAAACTCCACCACAACCATCACAATTAAATGGTTCAGCATTGGTATCATCATCAtttttacttaattttttttgaacAATCACAACAATAAAAAGAATACCAGTCTTCATTTAAATCAAAATCGATGACAGTAGCAATGATGGACAAACTAATTtcctattttataaaaaaaaatttaaaatatataaaaaaaaattcatatatatatatatatatatatatatatatatatatatatatatatatatatatattcattgtgTTATGCGctataaatttataaaattaatggAAAAATATTAATACTGTTAAGTATACCTTATTGTAATTTGGAATAGTATCAATGTTCTTGATTGGAAAACAGAGGTAGTAATCTTCTGCCTTGACCGAAACAAACAGTTACCCACTTGAGGCTGACCTGGAAATAACAATTAAAGTTATAAATTAATTCatcttataaataaaatattaatgtaATGACATGAACAtttataatgaaaaaaatattcTTACCACCCCAAGTTTTGAGATTTGCCGTACGTAGGAGGATGATAACAATTGCATTATCATTTTGATGTAAACAAATCATTTTACAACAAGTATGTATAATAAAGCAATATCAAAAGTACATTGCCTTTTTTACCTTTGGACAAAAAACCATATGCTGATTGagaaacacaaacacaaacataTATTAAAGAAATATATGAATCATTCCCAAAAAAGTAGTTTTATTGCAAGggtaaataagtcatttttgaagAAATAGTATATGTAGACACTAAACTTTTCGAGAAggtactccacttttacttttctttatttctaTTTTCATCCGATCCAAACACATAATCAAATCTAAACATAGAACTAATTAAACTGAACTTTACATCATcaaatacaatcacataatctaatccaaacacacacacacacacacaaacacacacaacaAAGGTAAATAGGTCATTTTACAACAAGTATGTATAATATTGCAATATCAAAATTACATTTGCCTTTTTTTACCTTTGGATAAAAATGCATATGCTGATTGagaaacacatacacatatatattaaAGAATATACAAATCGTTCCAATTAAAAGTAGTTTTTACAGCAAGAATATACTGAACATATATACTTTTTTTACCTTTGGATTGTTTGTCAAAAACTCACTAATAAGCCATTGATACATATACTGAACACATAAACTATAATCAGATGTAAGGAATTAATCAGTAAATCAAAAAAATTGCTAACCTTATGAAGCTGTTATTCGAATGTGATGCTGCAAAGTCCAGATTTCATGAAATTATGATAACAACTGAATAAGATTATACTTATATATAATTTTGAACAACGGTTTTGGAAAGGATATGAAGAAATTAATATTGTGATTCATATCATACTATTTTGAATTCTTTGATTTCAAATTCTATAATTATGAAAGGTATATACAAATTAGTTGATTTTAAAAAGGAAGGAACCATATTTATGTTTTGATCATTATGTTTACGTTTATTTCACTTCAATACATTCCAATTAAAATTTTCAGTCGCCATTAATAAGTTTTCAACTTTCCAAACGTAGTCagcttaatttaattaatattaattttattttattttatgatgacATCATCAAAATGATCTGATGGTTGAAATTAATCAAGAAAACACAATGAATGATCCTGATTGTTGAAGGTGATGTCATcaagtttctcttttaatatatagaCACTAAACCCTTATGGAAGCTACTATATTTTTacttttcattatttattttttcatccAATCCAAACACATAATCCAATCCAATTAACACATAACCAATTAAACTAAATTTTATTTAATCCAATCCAAacacacacatagagagagagagagagagagaatagaaAATCTGTTTATCAAAAACCCATTAATATGCTATTGATATATATACTGAACACATAAACTATAATCAGAAGTAAGAAATTAATAagtaaatcaaaaaaaaaaaattattaaccttatgaagctggtattcgAACGTGATACTGTAAAGTCCAAATTTTACGAAATTGTGATAACAACTGAATGAGAATATATACTTAACATAATTTTGAACAATGATTTTGGAAAGGAAATGAAGAAATAAATATTGTGATTCATATCACACTATTTTGAATTCTTTGATTTCAAATTCTATAATTATGAAAGATATATACAAATTACTTGACTTTAAAAAGGAAAGAACCATATTTATGTTTTGATAATTATACTGACATTTATTTCACTTGTATAGATTCCAATTAAAAATTCTAGTCACCATTAATAAGTTTTCAACTTTCCAAACTTAGTCAACTTAATTTAgttaatattaattttattttattttatatgacATCATCAAAATGATCCAATAATTGAAATTAATCAAGAAAATATAATGAATGGTCCTGATtgttgaagattatgtcatcaagtttctcttttaatatatataaagatttaaatatacaattattgaacaaatataTTTGAttactaaaattaaataatagataACATTAAAAATTTACCTTATTTAATTAATTCTTAAACTATCTTTCCTAAATTaagaagattaattaaatatttatttaattactaaattaattaataaataaaattaaaaatttacttTATTTAGGTTTTGAAATTATTGGGTCTTATTGATTTCTATATcagcataatatatatatatatatatatatatatatatatatatatatatatatatatatatatatatatatatatatatataataaaactatTTTGGAAGATCAATATTATTGAGTTTGTGTTACACGGAGCTATCACCTAGTATATAAAAGAAATGTAAATATCCTCCACGGTTtgaataaacaaataataaaaagcGAAAAATCGAAAGCAAGAACCATTGATCATTGTCTAAATTCACCGATTTAGATATTAGCGAATAAAACCAATCTTAAAGGCCAACTTTTCAAGTATTTGCAGAAGGAGAATTGCATAATGCACAACCAAAATGACATTATTCAAATACAACACGCAACACCGATAACAATACTAATAAACTTCAAATCGGCATTTTTACCTTTGCATTAGTATATAATAGGAAGCTCTTATCAATACATTTTTATCTTCCATAGATTAAATCAAAATAAAGAACCAAAAAACAAGAACGAATATCAACTACTAATAATCGATTCAATTCAAAGATTTGTGTATAAAACTCATCCTAAAAAACCCAAATTTCCAAGTATTTGCACAAGGGTAATATACATCTAACAAAACCCCCATAACAAAATTGCAACAAATAACAATTAAACCCAAGATTCCCATTTCCCATTTCCCATTCCCCATTTCCCACCTCTTTATCAATCAAGACAAAAAAGAAGTACCAGCATGATTATGATGCAAAAGATTATGAGCAATCGAATCACGAGCTTTCATTGCAATCGAAGATCTCAACCCAATTTCAGGCACCATTTCATCATCATGAAGCTCAAGCATCAACTCAGGATCCACTTCTTCATTCCTCATTTCACATATATTATGCAACACGCAACATGCCCCCAACACCACCGGCAAATCCTGAAGCTTCACCTCCGTTCGTTTCTGCAAACAGGACCACCGCCCTTTCAACCTCCCAAATGCATCCTTCGCCACCCTTTGAATCTCCCCGATCTTTTCGTTGAAAGCATGTTGTGTCCATGTCAGATGAGGTTGCGTGTAGGGTACGAGTACCCAGTCCATTAATGGATACCCACAGCTTCCGACTATCCATACGTCTTTCAGAAGTCCGCCGTTTGCTCTTTGGTGGAGGGCGGATTTCTCGAGCACTTGGTCGTCCGGCATGGAACCCGGCCACCCGATGCAGACGTCGGTGAAGATCCCTCGTGGGTCGACAACTCCTTGAACAGTGATTGAATAAGAAGTTTTTTGGTTTCGTTCTGTGTGTCGTTTGTTGAAGTAGGCGGCGACGCTGATTTTGGGAGCGATGATCGGGATGTGGGTGGTGTACATTGATCCGACGACGTTTGGGATGCCGGAGATGGAGGAGAATTCGTTTTTGATTGTTCGTATGGACTCGTCGTCCGGCCATTGAAGGTATTTAGGCATTAAGACGGTTTTAATGGCGGAACATACCTCGAGAACGAGTTTGTGACAGGTGGAGATGCCTAATCCGAATCGCCGGGAAACAAGACGTAAAGGCTCCCCGGTGGCTAGCCTCCATATACAGACGGCGACTCTTTGCCGGACGGGGACTGCGTCGCGTAACATGGTGTTTTCTTTTGCGACTACTGATGTAAGCTCATTGCATATCAGCTCGAATGTATCTTTCCCCATACGAAAAGCTTTTCGGAATTCTTCTTCTGGGAATTCCGGACTGTTGCATTTATCCCACCAATCTTTCGATCTGTTCTTCACCCATAACCTTCTTTGTGGTCCGGCGGGGGCGACGGCGGCGCCGGCGGTAGGATTAGTTTTCTGATTTGTATTATTTTGTAGATCAGCTACGACTACAGCAGAAGCAACCGCTGCATTTGTAGCAGCTCTAGACTTTCGTTTTCGAACGCGGGTGGATTCATCGATAACATCGGAATATTCCTGACATTCGCTCCGGTAATCCAACATGGCTTTGGTTTTCTTCTTATGGTTAGCTTCTAACATCATCTtatcttcttcttgagctttatCCCACTCGAATTTTTCCGATTTCTCTTGCTCTTCAATCAAAAGCAAAGACGTGAGAATCTCCTTCAACCCTTTCGTCTTGACTTCATgtttctcttcttcttcatgaTCAAGTACTTGTTGGGTTGGTAATGGTAAATCATTCATCTGACCAAGTGTCTCTTGAAGCAAACCAAAGTAATAAGAATACTCACCTGGGAAATCTCCTTCCGGCGTAGATACGTCTGATTTCATATATAGAAGTCAAGGAAAAGAAATGACATAAAATGGAGAAAGTTTGAATGGAGTTCAAGTGTTTGACAAAATGCGTAAAAGAGATGTGAACACAAGAAAGAGAAAGAGATGAAAGATTGAGTTGATTGAGGGATAGATTTATatacgagtacgtgtgaaaggaaaaaagaaacaaaaacccATCTGATGACGATAACAATTAACAAGAGGAATTAAAGAATATAGAACCAAAATTGATGGAAAGGAAGTGTGAACGCGGATTGAAATTGAAAGAAAAGGAAGATTCGAGGCATGTGTATGACGGTGAAAGGACGCGGTTGGATACTTGGGATTGGTTTTGACTTGTTGTTTTTTAAGAGAGAGAAACTTTGTTTCGTGTGTGTTTttgttgtgttatatgtgtgtggGGGAAGAGACACACAAAATCCCAAGTTTTATTAAACTAATAAACAACAAGTTGTATTTATTTTGGATAAACATAAGATTAATAACAATTTTTTAGTCCACGTACTTCtcaaaattatatgatttttatccaaaaaaaaaatagtttggaAACTATATACTATAGTTACTATTTTTATCAGGTTTTGATCCATACACTACATGCAGGCTCGATCCAAATACATGGACGATTTGGGCTTAGACCAATGACAGCAAACTTTTAAGAACATCAAAATAGCCAAGTTATATGTCTAGTATATATTATAATGGCCCAAAAATTCAGCTAATATGTTGTTATCTTTGATCTAGACATACGAAAGAAAGCAACGGGCAATACAAATGAACAATCATCGATCATGCACATAGATAAACCAAATGTCGCCTGGTGCCTAGAAACTTGTTGGCTTCGTTCGATTGGAGAAATCAATGTGACATTGCCTACTTAGAACTTCTCCAATAAATAAAAAGTAAGAACGAATTTCTCTATTTTTCACTTCCACTCAATAAATCGATAGAACATAGTTCCCAAATTTCAATTTCTTCATTATCGACACTTAGTCCTGATATAGAAACAAATTCTCTAGTCTGGTCCAGTTTTAAGGTTCAATTTTCTCTAATCTGATACAACAAAGTCGATTCTGAAGTTTTGATTTAGTGATTCATAGACTTCGGTGTAATTTGTTTGTTGTTGGTTGTTTCAGAAACCAAATTTGGGTGAGTTCATTCgaaatttatgtttatttaggtttgacaaaattttaaaaatggtCCATGTTGTATGCAAAAAGTAGCAACTTAAGGATATTTTTCATTAGGGTAACATCAGTGGTCCATATGGTTTGTAAACCTTACATGATTGCTCCTTTTGTCTAACTTTATTAATAATTAACTATTAGTTGTATGAAAAAGACGTTTATACCCctccttttatttatttttcatttttcttatattACTTGTAAATAAATTCATATTAAACAATTCTTAAGAGATTAATGTGAAAATAAGGATAACTTTTTATAAGCATAATAGCTTCATTTTTCCTTTACCATCTCCCCACCTCACAGATCAACACATAAAAAGAAGCTCCCACAGCCATCGTAACTCACATTCGGCAGCCTTGTATCTCCAACATTCGTGATTCACCTCTTGCTCCCTTGCGACAATACAAGTGTTAGAGATAAAAATTGTCAACCCCTCTACTGGAGCAGGTGAAGCTCTTCTCCCTTCAACTATGTTCAACGAAAAACCATCACATGAAGCCCTTTTCCCTTCAAACACCATTCACCCTTCTACCCCGTTCAACCAACACCAAGAAATTAGAGATATGTTGACTAGATCCTATCATATATGTAGGAATTCCAATTGCTTCAGGCCACATCTAAAGTCATTCACGCTCTTTTCATCGTCAATGATAAAATTAATCATATAAGTATCTTCCTAACGACTTCAAAATCGATCTTTCTCCATAGTTTCTTAGTTTGATTTTAGATTACGGGTCTAATTATATGTGTTTAGTTTGGTTGCaggtcaatttttttttcttttgatttcaaGCCTGTATTTTGGTTTTCATTGCGGCCATGCCTAATTTTTGTAATTGTTCAAACTGATTTTTGGTTTTTGATAAGTACGTGTCTGATTTTGATTGAGTATAggtatattttttgttttgattgAGTACAATTCTTATTTTGATTCAGTATAAGTCTAATTTTTGGTTTTTATTATGTATAAGTTTGATGTTGGTCATCTAGGTTTGTTTTATGACTATTAGAATTTGATTTTAGTTATTAAATATGAATTTACATGTAACACCAAGTTTAGAGTATGTCTCTGGTGATGGAGCCCCACAACGTGGCCATGGATAGTTATTACGTGCAGACAAAGTTAGTGTTATGGCATGGCCGCTGTTTAATGACACACCCTAATGTGGGGTTTGTGcccctatttaagggatgtgATTGCTAGGGTTGCCCATCCTCAACCTCAACCACTCTCTCTTAGTCTCCAATAGTAAACCTTATCCTTCATTGCTAACCTTTGAGTTTTTGTGGTGTTTGGTGGTgttttaaagaagaagaagaagaggccCTTGAGCTTTGTTTCAGCAAAAAAAACTATCCCCATCTACCTTGTGTACGTTTTCTAGACTCTTGTAAGTCcccaagatccgatttttatgtTACTTGTctctagatctacccttttgtcCCTTAATCTTCATGTTATCAGCATTTGGAATGTTAGATCTCATAACATTCGCAATTTTATGGATCCATGTAGTCATCTTAGTGTCATATGTTCCATATCTGAGGATCTATGGAGTTTTCATCCCATGCACAAGCTATGAGTTCCTAATTGCCATTGTTTTGACCTAAAATGGAAAGGACATACATTGGACATGTATGCCCATAAAGCTATGATTTTATGGTCCATTAGGTGTAGGAAACACCAATGAATTAAGGATTATAGTTCGGggtgttttaagtcaaaagtaattagatagggttgTGGTGATCCTCAATGCCTTTCCGTAGATATAAGGCTCGTAAAAAACGGAGttgtaatgaagaagttatgaccatctGAAGTTATAAGGGTTTTGGGCTAATCcggatacgttgggcgtacacagcATATGCTGGGCATACTGGGTTGGGACAATCGCGGAGTGgctttgagtacgttgggcatacctggagtatgttgggcgtactccattCAGATGCCAACACTAATTTatggtcttggaccctatttaaaggccttaactcaTTTCCAACCCTCTTAATCTTTAGCCTCCATCCCCTCTAACCCTTgatttgaaaccctagcctccatttagATAGATTTTGAGCATGGGAGTGATTTTTTGTgcctttagaagaagaagaagaactcctTGGAGAAGTGTTAGTTGTCTTGGAGCTTGGAGATTCAGTCCTCATTCATCTTGATCTAGCttatggaggtataaagttttaatCGTGATGGCTTTCTCATGTAGATCTATTTTGGGTTGGTGATTTGTCATGTTTTGGTCCCATAATTGTGGTTCTTGTGAGTATAAGTTACTCCATAACCTTTGAGCCTAATAATTGGTCATGTCTGaggttattaagtcataaaaattgGATTTTGAGGAGTATTATCCTTTCATGCAAGAACTAGTGACCTTTTGATGAAGTTATGAAGCTTGTATTTTGGTTTggaccccattaagccatgcaaagtcataaagttaggAAAGTTATGAATTAAGACATCCCTTAGAGGTTAGATCTTACTTTAGATGTTTTGGTCTTAACCATAAGTGCTTATAGTGGGATTTGGTTACCTacggagtacgttgggtgtatgtATGCGTACACTCAGTGTAATGCATGTTTTCCTAATATTATGTTGTGGAGAGATGTATGTTAGGCATCAGCATGTACAGTATTGTAAAACTCGCCGATTTGgccgagtactcgctacttggtcccttaccgaggcgagttacagAATCCCGAGTATTCCCCGATCGGCTTCTTACTAAATtgagcagtgttgtaaaaattgGTCAACTCgatgattaatatatatatatatatatatatatatatatatataatatactaaatgatttattatttaacacacacacatgtgattattactacatatataagTTAaactttcagtaattattcacgaagtgagaccattatgtgcttttaagtttttgtgtattcacatgtatctgattttgttatatatttcaatcaacttatgattttaacttatgattttgatatatataatttccttaaaatatttctacatgaattaccgaatccgagtactccccgagtactcccgaATACTtggtagtcggccgaacaggtaccgagtaacgagttctacaaccttggtgTGTAGTATGCGGGGTATACTCATGAAACTATCTTTTGGGCCATGGGTCTTTTGGGTGTTTGGGGCATGAGTTTTTGGTTCAAAtataggaagggtaaaatggtcttttacccattagaATGATAGAATACGTTTTGGACCTTAGAATATGGAAGTTGCCTTAATTATTATTTAGGGATATTTTGGATGTGTTTAGTGTGTGGAGCCCGATAGCAGCAGCGCGTTTGTGTGTTTTGAGGTGAGCCTGTGTACCATACTAGTGGGTCTTAGGCACTAATGTCGACCCACTGATTTATATGTGTTGAATGTATGTGATTATGTGACCATGTTTGATATGATTGAATGATATATAGAGCCAATCTGGGCTCGGAGTCATTATGGTCTGGGGGGTTGATACAGACCCCAACACAATTACATACTCTCATATAGGGTTGATACAGACCTGACACAGCTACATGTTGTCATATGGGTTGATACGGACCTGAGGGTTGGTAAGGACCCGACACATCTACATGCTATGATATCGGGTTGATACGGACCTGAGATAACCATGTGctattatatgtatatgtttattgtatgtgttattttggggaacacactaagctttATGCGTACGATTTTTGTGGTTGTGGTTTCAGGCACTTGCAGTTCAAAAGCTAAGGGACCGGATTGATCAcagcgcatccacccatgtttctacactttatgattttgggaatttTACTCTAATAATTATTTTACTTTGACGTACTTATGAATGGTTGATAAGAATAAATGACGTTCTGCATTGAAATAAAaagaatgaaatttttaccttatgatttttgggatattacaagttggtatcaaagccttggtttgagggattcagacacactcttaggtatgtttgaactcaaactgaagaAATGGtaatcttttgaaagaaaatCAGTTTTCTAAAAggaattttataaagaaaaaagggggtgtggtgcgtgcaatcagccgagctcaagtaagtgattcccaaaatacccatacatgattgttatgttatatgatatggaaTGTTTGCATTCTAGGATAAGGCTAGGGATACTTTCAGGAATTACATGAAAGATTTGTCTGATATGAGATGCCTTGTAACCTAGAAGGAA is part of the Lactuca sativa cultivar Salinas chromosome 7, Lsat_Salinas_v11, whole genome shotgun sequence genome and harbors:
- the LOC111883728 gene encoding protein ALP1-like, producing the protein MKSDVSTPEGDFPGEYSYYFGLLQETLGQMNDLPLPTQQVLDHEEEEKHEVKTKGLKEILTSLLLIEEQEKSEKFEWDKAQEEDKMMLEANHKKKTKAMLDYRSECQEYSDVIDESTRVRKRKSRAATNAAVASAVVVADLQNNTNQKTNPTAGAAVAPAGPQRRLWVKNRSKDWWDKCNSPEFPEEEFRKAFRMGKDTFELICNELTSVVAKENTMLRDAVPVRQRVAVCIWRLATGEPLRLVSRRFGLGISTCHKLVLEVCSAIKTVLMPKYLQWPDDESIRTIKNEFSSISGIPNVVGSMYTTHIPIIAPKISVAAYFNKRHTERNQKTSYSITVQGVVDPRGIFTDVCIGWPGSMPDDQVLEKSALHQRANGGLLKDVWIVGSCGYPLMDWVLVPYTQPHLTWTQHAFNEKIGEIQRVAKDAFGRLKGRWSCLQKRTEVKLQDLPVVLGACCVLHNICEMRNEEVDPELMLELHDDEMVPEIGLRSSIAMKARDSIAHNLLHHNHAGTSFLS